Proteins from a single region of Bos javanicus breed banteng chromosome 7, ARS-OSU_banteng_1.0, whole genome shotgun sequence:
- the LOC133251542 gene encoding T-cell immunoglobulin and mucin domain-containing protein 4-like, which produces MSKGPLILWLVIELGRLCLTPAASQTVVRAFLGQPVTLPCTYSSWSPHSNSMCWGRGQCPKSKCDDELLYTDGTKVVSSKSPKYQLRGIIQRGDVSLTIMDTSEGDQNVYCCRIEVPGWFNDVKRNIRLDLRRAPTTTPSTTTRRPTTTTTTTVATTTAMTTATAVLPTTVVTTSDLTSTPPLQMRTTAALTTTASVCPLTTLSSLLEEDTILLTLEPSTEGPTLTAELEPALLPRTSQRSVEETSHRSTALLTSKTPETSFLVQNEVEPEQIRMTSNYDLLMIIAPSLGFVLLALLLAFFLRGKFVKANCFQKHTRLDNVGEGKDVLSGTEDEDGLFTL; this is translated from the exons CTCCGGCAGCATCACAGACTGTTGTGAGAGCATTTTTGGGTCAGCCAGTGACTTTGCCGTGTACATACTCATCCTGGTCTCCGCATAGTAATAGCATGTGCTGGGGCAGAGGCCAGTGTCCCAAGTCCAAATGCGATGACGAGCTTCTCTACACCGATGGGACAAAGGTGGTCTCAAGCAAGTCACCAAAATACCAACTTCGGGGGATTATCCAGAGAGGGGATGTCTCCTTGACCATCATGGACACCAGTGAAGGTGACCAGAATGTGTACTGCTGTCGCATAGAGGTGCCTGGCTGGTTCAATGATGTGAAGAGGAACATCCGCCTGGATCTGAGGAGAG CCCCCACAACTACGCCCTCGACAACCACCCGCCGCccaaccacaaccaccaccaccaccgtcgCCACCACCACCGCCATGACAACAGCCACAGCCGTGCTTCCAACAACAGTCGTGACCACCTCTGACCTCACGTCCACACCACCACTTCAGATGAGAACTACAGCTGCGCTCACAACCACGGCCTCCGTGTGCCCTCTGACAACACTGAGCTCCCTTCTGGAGGAAGACACGATACTGCTGACCCTTGAGCCTTCCACTGAGGGGCCCACCCTCACGGCAG aatTAGAGCCTGCCCTGCTCCCTAGGACCTCTCAGAGAAGCGTTGAGGAGACTTCTCACCGCAGCACTGCCTTACTCACATCCAAGA cACCTGAGACATCATTTCTTGTGCAAAATGAAGTCGAACCAGAACAG ATAAGAATGACCAGCAACTACGATCTGCTCATGATCATtgctccgtccctgggattcgtgCTGTTGGCATTGCTTCTGGCGTTTTTTCTTCGAG GGAAATTCGTGAAAGCCAATTGTTTCCAGAAACACACCAG GCTAGACAATGTTGGAGAAGGTAAAGATGTCCTCAGTGGAACAGAAGATGAAGATGGTCTTTTCACACTGTGA